One Populus nigra chromosome 16, ddPopNigr1.1, whole genome shotgun sequence genomic window, AAGGActcaattttattcattattttcttataatgttTAACCACATGGCATGTTTGGAACCCTAGTTTGCCTTTGATTTTCCAGCGGAGCAATGTAAAGTCTCACTGTTCTTAAGTATTCAACCATTTTCATCTCAATTCTTCCACCTTCTAGAGGTGCTTTTATTAGTTATCGAACAGGGAAAGTTGCTTCTCCCTCTCGTATTGGTTAGCAGAAATGGAAAGTAATGTAGCccgaaaatattaattagagttttgATGTTGTTGCTGCTCTTTAATGTTATCAAAATACCATAATTTTATAGCAAGTACTGCTATAGATTGATGGGAATTAATCGAAATCATTTCCCATTCATTAACAACTTAATTCTAGCACAATTCATGGAAAGTAGAAACTAGAAACTAGAAACTAGAAGCAACTGCCTGAATATCCATTATTCAAGTACTCTAATGTTCTTCAGCAAGCCTTAAGCGATCCAAGTCTAATTCATTTCTGCAGtgcagcatatttttttttcgttttggattcaaacatgtttttttttgcgaAAGATGGCAGACAAAACGCAGCGGTATGGACCTACAGTGGGAACAAGGAGAAATTGAAAACAAGGTCAATACACATTAATGAGATTGagatcaagagaaaaacatTGGCAGAAGAAGCTGTTGTTTTAGAACAAATACCTcagagttgtagaacttgggGGGTCCTTTAGCTACACCGTAATGCTCCAGATTCAATGGATTTATTGGATTTTTGAAATCTACTGGTGGCCCCTCGGCGGAGCAAAGCATGAAACCCATCATCCCACTGAAATGAAACGCATTAACTCCACAAATGTGTTAAAATAGAATCAATCAAAGCTGGAAACAGTTCAATTTCATGCCTGCTATATGAAGGAACCGTGCACCAAGCGTAGCTAACGGAGCCTTCGAACGTCTTGCCGCATCTTGCTACGAAATCTGCAAGGGAAAATTCTTTGTGCCACAAGCTGTCTGCTGGACAACTCATGACCCCTCCAGGTCGAAGAGCCCTTGCAACTGATTCCATGAAGCAATCATCAGCTAATTCTTCCGCCTCGGGTCCTATTAATAATGGCATGCAATCCAGAAATTAAGAATAGCTcgtc contains:
- the LOC133676065 gene encoding spermidine synthase 2-like → MLCVDWMHGWFQVYYRQHFPDIAVGYEDPRVTLHLGDGIKFLKHVPQGAYDAIILDAFQMMGPEAEELADDCFMESVARALRPGGVMSCPADSLWHKEFSLADFVARCGKTFEGSVSYAWCTVPSYSSGMMGFMLCSAEGPPVDFKNPINPLNLEHYGVAKGPPKFYNSEVHTAAFCLPSFAKKNMFESKTKKKYAALQK